The sequence below is a genomic window from Deinococcus carri.
AACACGGGGCCGCCCTGCCGCTGATCCTCAAGCCGGTGATCAACCTGGAAGCGCAGGAGGTCCCCGATGCTTCACTGCCCGTCGGGGGCAGCAAGCTGGGCGGCCTGCCTGACCTGGGGACGCAGCCCTGGCCGGAGGACGCTGGAGACCCCATGCTTTTCGTGGCCCAGTTCAATCTGACCGAGTTGAGGCCCTTTGATGAGGACGCCCTGTTTCCGCTGTCCGGACTGCTGAGTTTCTTTCTGGGACGGCGGGCCATCGAGAACGGCCGGATGGAACCCGAACACTGGGCGGTGCGGTACGAGCCAGCCCTCGAAGCGCTGCGGAGGGCCTCCCCGCCCCCGGAAACCGACGGGGAATGGGCCACTCCAGCGCACGCCGTCGCCTTTTGCGCAGGAATGCATCCCTGGGGTGACGTTGGGATAGGGCAAGCGGACGGAATCCGGCTCTCCCTGCATTACGAGCAGGTCATCTTTGACCCGGAATGGCAGGCGGTGACGGGTGAAGGGGACCTCACCGGAGAGGCATATCTGCTGGGCGACACGGTGGCGACAATGCTTGAGAGCGCAGCAGAGGAGGAAGGGGAAACGGCCCTGCTGACCCTGCCCCACACCTCGGGGGTCTTTCCCTTCGTGGACCAGGGCAACAGGCTGTCCTTCGCCTTCCTCATCCCCCGCGCCGACCTCACAGGCGCAGATTTTCGCCGCGTGCGGCTGACATACCACATGTCCTGAACCCTCTCCTCTACACTCCCCCCATGACCCCTGCCCCCCTGCCCTCCCGCATCGGCTACGGAGAAGACGCGCACCGCCTGGCCCAGGGGCGGGCGCTGGTGCTGGGCGGCGTGCCCATCCCGCACGCCGAGCGCGGCGCGGTGGCGCACAGCGACGGGGACGCGGTGCTGCACGCCGTCGCGGACGCGCTGCTGTCGGGCCTGGCGCTGGGGGACATCGGGCAGTATTACCCCGACACCGCCGCCGAGAACGCGGGGCTGGACTCGCGGGAGATTCTGGCCCATGCGCTGGCGCTGGTGCGCGAGTGGAAGTACGCCCCGGCGAACGTGGCGCTGGTGGTCACGCTCGACCGGCCCAAGCTGGGGCCACTGCGCGCCGACATCGCCCGCAACGTGGCCGCCCTGCTGGGCCTGAATGAAACGGAGGTGGGCGTGAGCTTCAAGACTTCCGAGGGCCTCGCACCCGACCACGTGCAGGTGCGAGTGACGGTGCTGCTGGCGCGGGTGGAAGGGTGAGCGGACCCCTGCTGCGCGTCGTGCTGTTCGAGCCGGAAAAGGCGGGCAACGTGGGCAACGTCGCGCGCACCTGCGCCGTGCTGGGGGCCGACCTGCACCTGATTCGCCCCTTCGGCTTCCACCTGCACGACCGCGAGTTCAGGCGGGCCGTGATGGACTACATGCAGGGCGTGACACTGCACGAACACGCGAACTGGTCGGCGTTTCAGAGGGCGCTGCCGGAAGAGGCGCGGGTCTGG
It includes:
- a CDS encoding tRNA (cytidine(34)-2'-O)-methyltransferase; amino-acid sequence: MSGPLLRVVLFEPEKAGNVGNVARTCAVLGADLHLIRPFGFHLHDREFRRAVMDYMQGVTLHEHANWSAFQRALPEEARVWAFSTHATTLHTRAGFRRGDYLLLGPESRGLPTWLREGLPTLKLPQPGGGRSLNLAVAAGVAAFEAGRQIEGW
- a CDS encoding DUF1963 domain-containing protein, giving the protein MSRLRQVREQAGPIFKRYHPEHGAALPLILKPVINLEAQEVPDASLPVGGSKLGGLPDLGTQPWPEDAGDPMLFVAQFNLTELRPFDEDALFPLSGLLSFFLGRRAIENGRMEPEHWAVRYEPALEALRRASPPPETDGEWATPAHAVAFCAGMHPWGDVGIGQADGIRLSLHYEQVIFDPEWQAVTGEGDLTGEAYLLGDTVATMLESAAEEEGETALLTLPHTSGVFPFVDQGNRLSFAFLIPRADLTGADFRRVRLTYHMS
- the ispF gene encoding 2-C-methyl-D-erythritol 2,4-cyclodiphosphate synthase encodes the protein MTPAPLPSRIGYGEDAHRLAQGRALVLGGVPIPHAERGAVAHSDGDAVLHAVADALLSGLALGDIGQYYPDTAAENAGLDSREILAHALALVREWKYAPANVALVVTLDRPKLGPLRADIARNVAALLGLNETEVGVSFKTSEGLAPDHVQVRVTVLLARVEG